ACACAGGCCTGCAGCACGCtggagaaaaaataataattcacaAGTTCTTCAAGGGTTTTCCATATATGAAACTACTGAGATTCCGGTTACAGTTAGATTGTAGAAGAATGTATCCACTAACCAGTAAAGCTCCATACACACGCCAAGTTTCGTAGCTCTTCATCTGGTTCTTTTGCTTCTCAGCATCCAATTCTGGTTCGAGAAGACTCAGATACGGTTCAAGATTTGGCAGAACAAGAAGGCGTACCTACACAATAAATTGACATTCAGCTAACATCGCAAGAGTACTGTGCTCTTAAGTTATTTCTGGCACTTGTTCTATGACTATACAAATCCTAGTCCCTTATGAAATGAAAGAGAAGCAGGGAAAATGGTGAAAAAGGAAACAAGGAATTTCAGATGATAGTGCATGTACTGGGTAACATTGTTTTCGGTGGAAAATTACATAACTAACAAAACCTTGAAAAGAGTAAAGTGATAGATAGCAGTACAATGAGGCATCGCCGCTAATATATCAGAGAAAGTAAAGGAAATACTTACGACATTGTGCCCCAAGGCCGCTAATCCTTGAATTGCACCGTAGTGCTGAGTCAAAGCCTTCTTTGGGTCCAAAAGTGCATTGACTAAAGTTTTCGTAAGACGAGACTGGAGAGTAATGTAAGTGTTTCCAaacctgaaaagaaaaattcaaaccaaagGATTTCAAATGACGAAAACCCTTCCAAACAATGAAGAAAATTTTGGCAAGTTATAACTTCTTCAATTCAGATCTTCCCATTGGATATTTCAGCCCAAGCCGGAAAAATACCAGAAGCCAATAGCACGGCTAGGATGAAATTAGTAGACTGTATACGGATACATTCATCTCATGATATTGCATACAATAGCTCGgtataaattttcattattagtgCCAGTAAGAATCATTTTCAGTAAGATAATCCCCACAATTAACCAAAAACGAACACAGAGAATGAAAGGGAAAGAATGAACCTTTTACATATCAGTGCAACCAGATTCGCAGTAAAATCTCTAAGTTCCCAATGGTTGTCGGCAAATCTGTTTCCAAGCTTTCTCGATACAAGACATGTTACAACAGAGGGCATCAACTGGTGGAGCTGGCACAAAAAGGAAAAGTTTAGTTAGCTTCGTGGCTATGACATGCCTTGTATAGTACGTAGCATGTCTAGAATGCAACTAGAAGAAACACACatcaaaaaactaaagaaaatgaAGTTGCAAGATTCTATAATAGTTCTTAATATCCAGACAGCAACTTACATAAGGTTCTATGTGTATATGAGGATTCTGCAAAAGACTTCTGACAACGTGCATTAAATTGGACAGGAGTAGGAAGTCATTTAAACCACGTGATACCTGCATCAGTAGAGAAAATAACATCAAGCAATTGCGATCcttatatctttttaagtttcCTCGGTAGTGCATTATGTTACCTCATCAGCAatgaaatttgtaaaatatggaACTAGGGGATGAAGTCCCGAGTCTGAGGCCAAGCTCACTAATGCCTCTTTGAACAGAGAAGGATTTGACTTGCTCATTGTAAGTTCAGCAATCTTTTGGAAGTATAGCTGTTAAGAGCGAAAACAACAGATAAGTCTTATGCATGTAAGGTACGTTCTTGCTGTATTTAATCTGTAAGACATACCTGAAGCTCCTTAGATAATACATGCTTCACTGGTAGCCTAATGTCAATAAGAGGTCCGTCCTTTTGTTGATAGATTTGATTTTCTGCAGGTGCCCTAATGACTACAAACACCATAAACAAAAGGAAGACATATTCACTATGGGAGGATGAACAAGGAAATGTTTCAAATTGTCTTGCTCGTGATAATTCTCAAAACATATTTACAGATGCATCTCAAATATGTACTTTGATCTCTCATCAACATCACTAACTACACAGTTTAGCAAGGGGGAAAACGTAGAAAGAAGTTAATTCACCTCCGAAACGTCACTGTACATACTAATATTTGTTTCATGTCAATAAATTTAGTTAATgactttaaactctaaacccaggACATAGACTTGAGATGCAAACCTTCCAAAGGAGCGTTTTCTGGTATAGCTGGCTGCACTCCTTCAATCGCAAGCCAGTGGCAGACAATATCAGTATCAAGAGGAGCTTTTGGTAGTGGAGCTTCAATCACCTAGAATTATTACATTTCTTGAATATATTAGAAGAACATATATACGATacaactgaaacaaaaaaaaaaaaataagacaatGTATATATGCTAGCTTTCCCAACATCTTACATCTTTGAAATCCACCTCTCTGTCATCAGTGTAGAACAAATCCCGATGCCCAATAGCTTTTCTAAAACGAATTGGTCCTCCTGAGGCAAAGCCATATATGGGCTACAATAAACATGATCATTCTCAAATAGATGCGTTTGCTTCAGTTAACTACTGTcgagaaatataataaaagcaAGGCTTAATAAATGATGACATTCATATGTACCAGGAAGGTCAAACCTCAAAACCATATATCTTTCTCAACTACTAATAAACTCGACCCAAAGAAATGTTCATATCATCATAGGATGCTACCAAACATTGTACTGATAGTGCACTACTACCGAAGCTAATAGAATATGGGAACTGGTCTCTAGTATGTATACCTCAAGGTTCCTTAAGTTGAGAGCACCATCAACATCAGAAGCTGTTAAAGTCGTTCTCTTCGAGTGACGCATGCATTTGATCGCTTCCTGCAAAGACAGCATTAATATCAAGTTGCTAATACCCTCAAAGACAGCTCAAGAACAACAAAGACATGAATAGAAAGCAAAGAGTACTAACCTGCATGATCTCTCGAACACGATACTCAACATCAGGAGCAAGCATAAGTGCAGCCTCAGGTGACAAGTTGGTAATCCCAATGCTTTGTGCTATAACCTCAATCGTTTCCTTAGGTACAATGCTCATCTTCTCCTATTGTATATCCATACAAAAAGATATTTCAACAGTGAATCCATCCATGGAACTTTCTCGATTTAACGCTTGAGCACACACAGTGAATCGCAGTTCAATAAAAACAGATAGAATTGCATACAGAGTGATTATCCCAAACTCGACCACAAAGGACTTACGAATTTCACTATGGAAACAAACAACGAAGCgcacacaacaaaaaaaaacgataaaATCAGACGCACCGCTTCAATAGACCACGCGTTTGTCACAGACTCGTTTTCGACTCAGAAGATAGCTCCAAAGAGAACGGCGAGCTAACCAGATTGCTTCTACCTTCTCCTTTAACGCGAATTTCCTTTGAGAACTAGCTCGTAAACGGAGCCTCTCCCGAGTCGGAATTTTATAACCGATGCTAAGATTCCGGTTTATTATCGAAGGAGCGAATCAGCATCTGGTCGGGTATTTAATTGAAGTTGAATACGCCCCCGATTGGGTTCGGGTTAGATCAGCTTTGGGCTAACTCTTAAGCTTCTTGGGCCTTATTTGGGCCCAATTAGGATAGGAGATTTCCATCTCTGCCAACCAAGATCCAATGTTTATACAAGcaaatagtttttgttttttaacagCGTGTAACACTAGGCTCTCGCTGGTAACCACAAAAGGAATAAAAGGAATATGAAAAAtggaatgaaaaaaaataaaataaaagaaaaatccaTACCTCTTCTAATTTCATAAAGAATAATTGTAGTCTTTTATTCCATAAATCTTAAGAAATATTAAAGAATCATATGTAATAAATATTCCTTGTAAATAGTGTAAATTGTAAGGAATGCTAAGAAATTAGTTATTTCCACACATTCCCTTGGTTGGAGCCTAATACTATTTTACAACTacaaaaaaatgatcaaaactctAGGTTTAAAAAGGAGCACGAAAGTCATTAGAACAAATCCACGTATCATTTTATTCTCATTCAAACATACGTGAAAGCTTTTTTCCACACTCTTTCTTTCACAAACAATAAGGGTAACCAACACAAACTGTTGATGAATGTAGTAATATGTGTATAGTTTGCTTACTTACAGATAAATAATTGCCCAGTCCCAGTATATCAGAAGTTGGGACCATATAAAGTAAATTCTTTGTAAAAAAGATcaccaaaaatatatgttttatgatTGTCTGGTAAGGTCTTGTACCCAAGATATCCCACCGGGAAACGCTCTGTGAACTCTGGTTCTTGTCACCACGGCAGCTTTTGTTTTCTCCTCCACCGCTGGTTTCACCATCAACGGGCTTTCTTTCTCCAAAACAGGCTTGTTGTGTATTACATTTACACCCTCCTCTCCTTCTGTTAGGAACCGCAGACCCTGGAGTTTccataattttttcttttagtttaaaaaaaaatcaaagaaataaaaaaatataaagagcCGCTAAGAAACACTTTAAGTTCCATCTTCTTCCAATGAAACTGCTTTTAATCTAAATTCAAGAGACATGATCTTTGGTGAATTGTTTCACTTAGTTACTACTAGGATaacctttttttcttaaaacaaaaagatataaaaagagGAGTGTTGATTCATCATTACCGAAAGAGAATTGTTAGAAGATGGTTTTGCATCGATAGGTAGTCTCGCACCAACATCCTAAATCAACAAGCCAGAAAACCAAAACTTCACATTCAGGCCTTTCAATAAGTGAACAAAAGGTAAGATAATGTTGCTCTTAATTTGTAAGTCAGCTCTCACCTGAATGACTTTAGTGGCTGCGCTGTCTTTAACTCCTGCAATTTGACACAAATGCCATAGTCCTGAGAGTGTCACATCCTGAGAGAGTTCAAAACCATTTTAAATAAGCTTTAAGAAAACTGATTTATGTCAATTCGTTGGTGG
The Raphanus sativus cultivar WK10039 chromosome 1, ASM80110v3, whole genome shotgun sequence DNA segment above includes these coding regions:
- the LOC108812813 gene encoding transcription initiation factor TFIID subunit 6, coding for MSIVPKETIEVIAQSIGITNLSPEAALMLAPDVEYRVREIMQEAIKCMRHSKRTTLTASDVDGALNLRNLEPIYGFASGGPIRFRKAIGHRDLFYTDDREVDFKDVIEAPLPKAPLDTDIVCHWLAIEGVQPAIPENAPLEVIRAPAENQIYQQKDGPLIDIRLPVKHVLSKELQLYFQKIAELTMSKSNPSLFKEALVSLASDSGLHPLVPYFTNFIADEVSRGLNDFLLLSNLMHVVRSLLQNPHIHIEPYLHQLMPSVVTCLVSRKLGNRFADNHWELRDFTANLVALICKRFGNTYITLQSRLTKTLVNALLDPKKALTQHYGAIQGLAALGHNVVRLLVLPNLEPYLSLLEPELDAEKQKNQMKSYETWRVYGALLRAAGLCIHDRLKIFPYLPSPSPSFLNKGKGKIINTEPNKRKLSVDSSSTMQVDKPMGDDNPPQNSVQPSSSGQASDGAPESRNAKEKEGSKGRAITMKAILDQVWKNDLDSGRLLVKLHQLYGDRILPFIPSTEMSLFL